The Bradyrhizobium guangxiense genomic sequence CGACCGCGAGCACCTCGACAGCCTGCTCTCGGTGTGCGAGGTCGAGGACTATTTCAACTGGCGGATCGGCGCCAACGGCCCGGAGCCGATCAACTACGATTTCCGCAACCGCCGCATGCGGCAGCAGATCGAGAAGCGCTATCTGGAGAACGGCTCGTTCTACGTCCTGATCCCATCTCTCCTGCGCGAGCAGAATAACCGTCTCGGCGGCAAGATCGGTTTCCACGTCATGGAGCGTCACAAGATGTTCCAGATCGACCGTCCCGAGGACGTCAAGCTTTGCGCCGCCATCATGCGAAGTTACGGCTATGCCTGACCTCAGCGCCTTCTCGCTCAAAGGCAAGATCGCGGTTGTCACCGGCGCCTCGCGGGGCATCGGCGCCGCTATTGCGGCCGGCCTCCAAGATGCGGGCGCTACAGTGTTCGGCCTCAGCCGGTCCGGGACCGCGCCGCGGGACATCACCGCGATTGCCTGCGATCTCTCCGACGACAACGCGATCGAAGACGCATTCGGCATGATCGCGGCGCAAGGCGGGCGTATCGACGCGCTGGTCAATGCCGCCGGCATCAGCCTGCCCGCAAACAGCGCTGAAAGCGAGCTTTCGCGCTTCCGCGCTACGGTCGCGACCGACCTCACCGGCGTCTACGCCACCATCCTTGCCGCCTATCCGCTCCTGAAGAAGGCGGGCTCGGCCGCAATCGTCAACGTCACCAGCATCAATTCGATCCGCGGCTTTCCCGGCAATCCCGGCTACGTTGCGGCGAAGGCGGGCCTTGCCGGGTTGACGCGCGCCCTCGCCGCCGACTACGCGCCCGACGGCATTCGCGTCAACGCACTGGCGCCGGGTTACGTCGCGACCGAGATGACCGCGAGGAGCTTCGCCGATCCTGCCATGCACGAGGATCGACGCCGCCACACCATGCTCGGTCGCTGGGGACAGCCTGCCGACATGGTGGGAGCGGCCGTTTTCCTGGCGTCGGAAGCCTCCGCCTACGTGACCGGTCAGGAGATCTTCATCGACGGCGGCTGGACCGCCAAAG encodes the following:
- a CDS encoding SDR family oxidoreductase; the encoded protein is MPDLSAFSLKGKIAVVTGASRGIGAAIAAGLQDAGATVFGLSRSGTAPRDITAIACDLSDDNAIEDAFGMIAAQGGRIDALVNAAGISLPANSAESELSRFRATVATDLTGVYATILAAYPLLKKAGSAAIVNVTSINSIRGFPGNPGYVAAKAGLAGLTRALAADYAPDGIRVNALAPGYVATEMTARSFADPAMHEDRRRHTMLGRWGQPADMVGAAVFLASEASAYVTGQEIFIDGGWTAKGLAISSDSKS